In the Desulfosporosinus acidiphilus SJ4 genome, TTTAATGAAGATTCATCAAGCCGATAATGTCGCTATTGCCTTACGAAAATTGAATAATGGTGACGTTGTTGATCTGGACGGCCAAGCCATTCCTATTCATGCAGATATAAACCGGGGGCATAAAGTTGCTGTTCAAGATATTAAACAGGGCGAAAATGTCGTGAAATACGGTTTCCCCATAGGCCATGCTTTACAGGATATTTCTGTGGGTGATCATGTTCATACTCATAACCTCAAAACAAATTTAGAAGGTATCAGTGAGTATTCCTATCAGCCCCAATGGATTCAGCAGAAAGACCTTCAGCGTAATTTGAACTTCCAAGGCTATCGCAGAGAGGATGGCCGGGTAGGAATAAGGAATGAGCTATGGATTGTTCCCACGGTGGGCTGTGTCAATGGAACGGCAGAACAGATTATTGAGCGTTTTAAAGAAGAAGTGAAGGATGCTGCCGTCGACAATATTATGGTTCTCAAGCATAATTATGGTTGTTCTCAGCTGGGCGATGATCATCTCAATACACGGACGATCTTAGGCGACGTAGTGAAACATCCCAATGCCGGAGGGGTTTTGGTTTTAGGATTGGGCTGTGAAAATAACACCATGCCCGAATTTATAAAATCCTTAGGGGATTATAATCAACAGAGAATTAAGTATTTGGTTTCTCAGGAAGTGTCGGATGAAGTGGCCGAAGGGGTCAACATTCTGAAACAACTGTATAAGCAGATGATCAAAGATCAGCGGGAGGAGATACCTCTTTCTGAGCTTAAGGTAGGGCTAAAATGCGGAGCCTCCGATGGGTTTTCCGGGATAACAGCTAATCCTCTGCTGGGAAAATTCACGGATTTCTTGGTAGCTCAGGGAGGAACAGCTGTCCTTACTGAAGTTCCGGAAATGTTTGGCGCGGAGACGTTGCTTATGGCGAGGGCTAAGGATAACGAAGTTTTTGCTAAAACGGTGGATTTAATCAATAACTTTAAAGAGTATTTTATTGAATATAAGCAGCCGGTCTATGAAAATCCTTCGCCAGGCAATAAAGCAGGGGGAATTACTACTCTGGAAGACAAGTCCTTGGGCTGTACCCAAAAAGCGGGATCTGCCACTGTTATGGATGTTCTTAAATATGGCGATACTTTGCAAACCAAGGGATTGAATCTCCTCAGTGCACCGGGCAATGATCTAGTAGCTTCCTCAGCCTTGGCCGCGGCAGGCTGTCAGATGGTTCTCTTTACCACAGGACGAGGAACTCCTTTTGGCAGCTTTGTTCCGACCATGAAAATATCTTCCAATAGCCAGATTTATGAGCTTAAGCCCCATTGGATCGATTTCAATGCCGGAAGCCTGATCGAAGATGTCACCCTGGAGAATTTGCTTGAGGATTTTATCAGTTATGTCCTTGAAGTTGCCAGTGGACGCTGGGTTAATAATGAGAAAAATCAATTCAGGGAGTTAGCTATTTTTAAAAAAGGTGTTACGTTGTAACTAAAGCTCCCGAAACTTCATTTACGCTGCCTTTGAAGTGCTGGTTATTTTGGAGAGATAAGTTGGCGCGCTCGCATGTTACGAGCGCGCCAATTATGTTGCAAGGGCTTCAGAAAATCTTGTTTACTTAACTTTAGGATAAAAATCATTAGCAAGAATATAAAAGGATTATAGAATTAGATAGTGTCTTGATAATTGTTTATAATCCCTATTTGCCAGTAACTGTTGTTAATTGACTTAAT is a window encoding:
- a CDS encoding UxaA family hydrolase; amino-acid sequence: MKKDLMKIHQADNVAIALRKLNNGDVVDLDGQAIPIHADINRGHKVAVQDIKQGENVVKYGFPIGHALQDISVGDHVHTHNLKTNLEGISEYSYQPQWIQQKDLQRNLNFQGYRREDGRVGIRNELWIVPTVGCVNGTAEQIIERFKEEVKDAAVDNIMVLKHNYGCSQLGDDHLNTRTILGDVVKHPNAGGVLVLGLGCENNTMPEFIKSLGDYNQQRIKYLVSQEVSDEVAEGVNILKQLYKQMIKDQREEIPLSELKVGLKCGASDGFSGITANPLLGKFTDFLVAQGGTAVLTEVPEMFGAETLLMARAKDNEVFAKTVDLINNFKEYFIEYKQPVYENPSPGNKAGGITTLEDKSLGCTQKAGSATVMDVLKYGDTLQTKGLNLLSAPGNDLVASSALAAAGCQMVLFTTGRGTPFGSFVPTMKISSNSQIYELKPHWIDFNAGSLIEDVTLENLLEDFISYVLEVASGRWVNNEKNQFRELAIFKKGVTL